In a single window of the Acinetobacter tibetensis genome:
- a CDS encoding DUF6586 family protein, with amino-acid sequence MSRVARFHADRTNQKLYFARLSCQQAEQIDHIQQAQACREAAVFHLHGAVLAFLQELVRYYRLNDFQPTLKSIEEQMAAKGQVSPEVVVMQQLSKDGFIAELKRAYRMCQYAPEPSAPEPEDETSSNLIIKVTQTPQAWLPDTKILREWHRDLSQLIDGFRNEMVEF; translated from the coding sequence ATGTCCCGTGTAGCTCGCTTTCATGCCGACCGAACCAACCAGAAATTATATTTTGCACGTTTGTCGTGCCAGCAAGCAGAGCAAATCGATCATATTCAACAAGCTCAAGCTTGCCGTGAAGCTGCGGTTTTTCATTTACATGGTGCAGTGCTTGCATTTTTGCAGGAGTTGGTACGTTATTACCGTCTCAATGACTTTCAGCCAACATTGAAGTCAATTGAAGAACAGATGGCTGCTAAGGGGCAGGTGTCTCCCGAAGTGGTGGTCATGCAGCAGCTCTCGAAAGATGGCTTTATTGCAGAACTAAAACGTGCTTATCGGATGTGTCAGTATGCGCCAGAACCAAGTGCACCAGAACCAGAAGATGAAACGTCTTCCAACTTAATTATTAAGGTGACGCAAACGCCTCAGGCATGGTTGCCAGATACCAAAATTTTACGTGAGTGGCATCGTGATTTGAGTCAGTTGATTGATGGTTTTCGTAACGAAATGGTCGAATTTTAA
- a CDS encoding ASCH domain-containing protein, whose protein sequence is MRKLYQALSIVAPSGEYITQGVKTLEIRSWRPEQLPLKNLIIVENTHYLNQCGDEEEGRAIAFVDIHSVHAWKNTEIESAKASYWQEGYWAWVIENVRPIHPPVNMPARRKIYWVELEQM, encoded by the coding sequence ATGAGAAAGTTGTATCAAGCACTCTCTATAGTGGCTCCATCTGGTGAATATATTACTCAAGGCGTAAAGACATTAGAAATTCGCTCTTGGCGACCTGAGCAACTTCCTCTTAAAAATTTAATCATTGTTGAAAATACGCATTATCTGAATCAGTGTGGAGATGAAGAAGAAGGACGAGCTATCGCATTTGTTGATATTCATTCTGTTCATGCGTGGAAGAATACTGAAATTGAATCTGCGAAAGCTTCTTATTGGCAAGAGGGGTATTGGGCTTGGGTCATTGAAAATGTTAGGCCAATACATCCACCTGTGAATATGCCAGCTCGAAGAAAAATTTATTGGGTAGAATTGGAACAGATGTAA
- a CDS encoding RNA recognition motif domain-containing protein → MKILVRNLERTVTEAELLKLFQQYGTVETCQLVLDAETGKSKGFAFVDMPHGREAVKAIKGLNTLRLHGTGIRVKQAENKPEKPEA, encoded by the coding sequence ATGAAAATTTTAGTTCGTAATTTAGAACGTACCGTGACAGAAGCTGAGTTACTGAAACTGTTTCAACAATATGGCACAGTAGAGACCTGTCAATTGGTGTTGGATGCCGAAACAGGTAAATCTAAAGGCTTCGCTTTTGTGGACATGCCGCATGGTCGTGAAGCTGTGAAAGCGATTAAAGGTTTAAATACCTTACGTCTACATGGGACAGGTATTCGTGTAAAACAGGCCGAAAATAAGCCTGAGAAGCCAGAAGCATAA
- a CDS encoding ATP-dependent helicase — translation MSLASLIDELNPQQKQAATTASQHSLVLAGAGCGKTKTIVARAAYLIDQGVPANQIQILTFTRRSASEIVARVELALGEQAKGLRASTFHTFCMYLLRRVPKAFGLEQFTIIDRDDQIMMFRLIRGKDDKKNPNQLPKPQELCDLYSFARNTRQKLSDALEKQHPEYLVFKDQIAKIMQEYETRKRARSFLDYDDILAIVASALDQSEGLVDYVASICKHMLVDEMQDTNPLQWALLEPLKDQVSLFCVGDDAQSIYGFRGADFENIHHFKERVPNAQVFKLEQNYRSTQEILDLSNWLLDQSEIQYDKRLDAYRGEGIKPRMHIFPNEFDEAKWIAIDIKERHYLQGQKWSDHMVLVRSSFAARHIEAACIAANVPYRFIGGMKLLETAHVKDLLSLLRVIANPLDDIAWMRFLTLWNGVGDVGASRLAQQLLLQPEFELIFNQLEQFGRIPAETLLMMKQMTVLKQDVQACVSLGIQALEAQLAENYKKDWSRRQGDFELVKQLASKHAQLSEFLEEYVLDPVSISEIERQSDTDVVTLITIHSAKGTEQKVCYVANVTAGQYPHARAQGDFDAVEEERRVLYVALTRAQNELILTKQNLNLWARDVIDEQGRKVDSYFLNDLTRNLCTLETHHKPRQQTVKSALIERQSINLDFGINLD, via the coding sequence ATGAGTTTAGCCAGCCTAATTGATGAATTAAACCCGCAACAAAAACAAGCTGCCACGACTGCGTCGCAACACAGTCTGGTACTCGCAGGGGCTGGCTGTGGCAAAACGAAAACCATTGTGGCACGTGCTGCGTACCTGATTGATCAAGGCGTCCCCGCCAACCAAATTCAAATTTTAACCTTTACTCGTCGTTCAGCCAGTGAAATCGTAGCCCGAGTAGAGTTGGCTTTAGGGGAGCAAGCCAAAGGACTTCGCGCATCGACTTTTCATACTTTTTGTATGTATTTATTGCGTCGTGTGCCGAAAGCCTTTGGTTTAGAGCAATTCACGATTATCGACCGTGATGACCAAATCATGATGTTCCGTTTAATTCGTGGTAAAGATGACAAGAAAAATCCCAATCAGTTGCCTAAGCCACAAGAGCTGTGTGATTTGTACTCTTTTGCGCGCAATACCCGCCAAAAATTGAGCGATGCTTTAGAAAAGCAACATCCTGAATATTTGGTGTTTAAAGATCAAATTGCCAAAATTATGCAAGAGTACGAGACACGAAAGCGTGCGCGTAGTTTCTTGGATTATGATGACATTCTCGCAATTGTGGCTTCGGCACTCGATCAATCTGAAGGCTTGGTTGATTATGTCGCATCGATTTGTAAGCACATGCTGGTGGATGAAATGCAGGACACCAATCCTTTGCAATGGGCGTTGCTTGAACCGCTGAAAGACCAAGTGAGTCTGTTCTGTGTGGGTGATGACGCGCAGTCTATTTATGGTTTTCGCGGGGCGGATTTTGAAAATATTCATCATTTTAAAGAACGCGTACCCAATGCCCAAGTCTTTAAACTTGAGCAAAATTATCGTTCCACCCAAGAAATTTTAGACCTCTCCAATTGGCTGCTCGATCAATCTGAGATTCAATATGACAAGCGTCTTGATGCCTATCGAGGTGAGGGAATTAAGCCGCGCATGCATATTTTCCCGAATGAGTTTGATGAAGCCAAATGGATCGCAATTGATATTAAAGAGCGCCATTATTTGCAGGGGCAGAAATGGTCGGATCATATGGTCTTAGTGCGCTCAAGCTTCGCTGCGCGGCATATTGAAGCGGCGTGTATAGCGGCCAATGTTCCTTACCGTTTTATTGGTGGGATGAAACTGCTTGAAACTGCACATGTGAAAGATTTGCTCAGTTTGCTACGGGTAATTGCCAATCCTTTAGATGATATTGCGTGGATGCGCTTTCTTACCCTATGGAATGGGGTGGGCGATGTGGGGGCAAGTCGTCTGGCACAACAGTTGTTACTTCAACCTGAATTCGAACTGATTTTTAATCAATTAGAACAGTTTGGGCGCATTCCTGCTGAAACCTTATTGATGATGAAGCAGATGACGGTACTGAAGCAAGATGTGCAAGCGTGTGTCAGTTTAGGTATTCAAGCCCTTGAAGCGCAATTGGCTGAGAACTATAAAAAAGACTGGAGCCGTCGCCAAGGTGACTTTGAATTGGTCAAACAATTGGCTTCTAAACATGCCCAGTTGAGTGAGTTTTTAGAGGAATATGTGCTTGATCCGGTTTCCATTTCTGAGATTGAACGTCAGTCGGATACAGATGTAGTCACATTAATTACCATTCACTCTGCCAAAGGTACGGAGCAGAAAGTGTGTTACGTCGCGAATGTGACGGCTGGGCAGTACCCGCATGCACGTGCTCAGGGAGATTTTGATGCGGTCGAGGAAGAACGTCGGGTGCTCTATGTGGCGCTGACTCGTGCGCAGAATGAACTTATACTCACCAAGCAAAATTTGAATCTTTGGGCGCGAGATGTGATTGATGAACAAGGGCGTAAAGTTGACAGCTATTTCTTAAATGATCTCACTCGAAATTTATGTACGTTGGAAACCCATCATAAACCCCGCCAGCAAACGGTGAAAAGTGCCTTAATTGAACGACAGTCGATTAATTTAGATTTTGGGATTAATCTCGATTAA
- a CDS encoding glycerate kinase family protein yields MSKIFVLAPDSFKESMTALQACQAMQRGLERVFPEAKYIHVPMADGGEGTVDALVAAAHGEMVSCSVSGPFIEQKVETYFGLIDEGRTAVIEMAKANGIHLLEPSERNPALTSTFGTGEMIQLALDHGVKKIIIGLGGSVTNDAGMGMAQALGVRFLDVTGKEVVQGGGQLHQISQIDLSNLDTRLAQVEMLIASDVNNPLYGEHGAAYVFAPQKGAKPTMVEQLDQNLKYFAGLVKSQLQLDYAHVAGAGAAGGLGFGLMAFAGATLRSGVEIVIEETRLAEKIERADFVFTGEGGIDFQTKFGKTPYGVAQVAKKLNTPVIACAGYVGEGIEELYAEGFTAILGIVDRACDLQTALENAEKNLERTCQNVARILALTP; encoded by the coding sequence ATGTCTAAAATCTTTGTACTTGCCCCAGACTCTTTTAAAGAAAGTATGACTGCGCTACAAGCATGTCAGGCGATGCAACGAGGCTTAGAACGTGTCTTCCCTGAGGCAAAATATATTCATGTCCCCATGGCAGATGGCGGTGAGGGAACAGTAGATGCTTTGGTTGCTGCTGCGCACGGTGAGATGGTGAGCTGTAGTGTGTCGGGCCCTTTCATCGAACAGAAAGTCGAGACATATTTTGGCTTGATTGATGAAGGGCGAACGGCTGTGATTGAAATGGCCAAAGCCAATGGCATTCATTTACTGGAGCCTTCAGAGCGAAATCCAGCCTTAACATCGACCTTTGGAACAGGGGAAATGATTCAGCTAGCCCTTGATCATGGGGTTAAAAAAATCATTATTGGACTCGGTGGCAGCGTCACCAATGATGCAGGCATGGGTATGGCTCAAGCACTTGGGGTTCGATTTTTAGATGTCACTGGCAAAGAGGTGGTTCAGGGGGGCGGACAATTACATCAGATTAGCCAGATTGATTTATCGAATTTGGATACTCGATTGGCACAAGTTGAGATGCTGATTGCCAGTGATGTGAATAATCCGCTCTATGGTGAACACGGTGCGGCTTACGTATTTGCTCCGCAAAAAGGGGCAAAACCAACCATGGTTGAGCAATTGGATCAGAACCTAAAGTATTTTGCTGGCTTGGTTAAATCGCAACTCCAACTTGATTATGCTCATGTTGCTGGCGCGGGTGCCGCAGGTGGTTTGGGTTTTGGCTTAATGGCATTTGCAGGGGCAACCCTTCGTTCAGGCGTGGAAATTGTGATAGAAGAAACACGATTGGCGGAAAAAATTGAACGGGCAGATTTTGTCTTTACTGGAGAGGGTGGAATAGATTTCCAAACCAAATTTGGCAAAACACCGTATGGTGTCGCACAAGTTGCCAAAAAACTGAATACGCCTGTGATTGCTTGTGCAGGTTATGTGGGTGAGGGCATAGAGGAGCTCTATGCAGAAGGCTTTACTGCAATTTTAGGGATTGTAGATCGGGCATGTGATTTGCAAACCGCTTTAGAAAATGCTGAGAAGAATTTGGAAAGAACCTGTCAGAATGTTGCTAGAATTTTAGCCCTAACGCCGTAA
- a CDS encoding HdeD family acid-resistance protein — protein MKTVGNDLIRHQLHENRKWYLVLGVLLTLFGLVLLAYLPFATLSAVYLFGILMMVGGVLHLVAAFKIFEGGYRWLWAAFAIFYLIAGYYAFTTPVKTAIVLTSLLAIFLVIAGIVRSVNAFILKPLAGWGWTLFSGILTFITGVIILMSPTAPFWVLGMFLAIDILFQGINYLTLASYIKHEVPKSSADV, from the coding sequence ATGAAAACAGTTGGAAATGATCTTATTCGTCATCAATTACATGAAAATCGGAAATGGTACTTGGTCTTAGGTGTACTCCTGACTTTATTTGGTTTGGTGTTGCTCGCCTATTTACCTTTTGCCACGCTGTCCGCAGTTTATTTGTTTGGTATCTTAATGATGGTAGGTGGTGTGCTGCATTTGGTCGCGGCTTTTAAAATCTTTGAAGGAGGCTATCGTTGGCTTTGGGCTGCATTTGCTATTTTCTATCTGATCGCGGGTTATTATGCCTTTACCACACCTGTCAAAACTGCCATTGTATTGACCAGTCTCTTGGCTATTTTTTTAGTGATCGCAGGGATTGTACGGAGTGTTAATGCCTTTATACTCAAGCCTTTGGCAGGTTGGGGCTGGACGCTTTTCTCTGGAATTCTGACCTTTATTACAGGGGTAATTATCTTAATGTCACCGACAGCACCATTTTGGGTGTTGGGTATGTTTTTGGCGATAGATATTCTATTTCAAGGCATCAACTACCTCACTTTGGCCTCTTATATTAAGCATGAAGTACCCAAGAGTTCGGCTGATGTGTAA
- a CDS encoding NYN domain-containing protein produces the protein MDIQTKKFAVLIDADNSSISAISLVLEEVAKYGIASVKRVYGDWSSETLKKWRDVLLPHAITPVQQFAYTKGKDATDMILIIDAMDLLYAGALDGFCIVSSDSDFTPLASRIRENGLSVYGFGKKSTPEAFKKACDKFVFVENLISESDLKNTEDYEIVNLQVKKILDTNKISDVKAVSSVKDTTTTDIMDRATLNLIYKAVKDNADENGWANLSMVGQYISAVKPEFDSRNYGRAKLSGLIKTLNLFETKVDMSQMYLRKMKKQSA, from the coding sequence GTGGATATTCAAACAAAGAAGTTTGCAGTACTAATTGATGCAGATAATTCATCGATTAGTGCTATTTCATTAGTATTAGAAGAAGTGGCTAAATATGGAATTGCAAGCGTAAAGCGTGTTTATGGGGATTGGAGTAGTGAAACATTAAAGAAATGGCGTGATGTTTTGTTGCCTCATGCCATTACTCCCGTTCAGCAATTTGCCTACACAAAAGGTAAAGATGCAACGGACATGATTTTAATCATTGATGCAATGGACTTACTCTATGCTGGGGCATTAGATGGGTTTTGTATCGTGTCGAGTGACAGTGACTTTACACCTTTAGCTTCGCGTATTCGTGAAAATGGTTTAAGTGTTTATGGTTTTGGTAAAAAATCTACACCAGAGGCATTTAAAAAGGCCTGTGATAAATTTGTTTTTGTTGAAAATTTGATTTCCGAGAGTGATCTAAAGAATACGGAAGATTATGAAATTGTAAATCTTCAAGTAAAGAAGATATTAGATACAAATAAAATATCCGATGTAAAAGCTGTTTCTTCAGTTAAGGATACTACCACGACAGATATAATGGATCGTGCAACTTTAAATTTAATCTATAAAGCAGTGAAAGATAATGCAGATGAAAATGGATGGGCAAATTTAAGTATGGTTGGACAATATATCAGCGCTGTAAAACCTGAATTTGATTCTCGTAATTATGGTAGAGCAAAATTATCAGGCTTAATTAAAACGCTTAATCTTTTTGAAACAAAAGTAGATATGAGCCAGATGTATTTAAGAAAAATGAAGAAGCAGAGTGCTTAA
- the topA gene encoding type I DNA topoisomerase has translation MANAPRSTSKSTTAKSSDAGNKRALVIVESPAKAKTINKYLGPNYIVKSSVGHVRDLPTGGSGKTADKKTTATRTKLTEVQKAEKAQQALVNRMGVDPEHDWKAHYEVLPGKENVVAELKKLASQVDEVYLATDLDREGEAIAWHLKEVIGGDDSRYQRVVFNEITKNAIQEAFKHPARLDTNKVNAQQARRFLDRVVGFMISPLLWEKIARGLSAGRVQSVAVKLVVEREREIRAFIPEEYWQVFADTKSSSDEIRLEAVKQAGKALKLRNKAETDALLKILKDADYKVSAREDKPTKVNPSAPYITSTLQQAASTRLGFSVKKTMMLAQRLYEAGFITYMRTDSTFLSDDAVNMVRHHIETEFGKKYIPAKPNRYGNKAGAQEAHEAIRPSNVGLKGDSLVGVERDAQRLYDLIWRQFVACQMTPAEYLSSTILVDANGVELKAKGRTLVFDGFTKVRGQNKSDDDVLLPAVKVGEVLNLEKLDPSQHFTKPPARFTEASLVKELEKKGIGRPSTYAAIISTIQDRGYVKLENRRLYAEKMGEIVTDRLDESFNNLMNYDFTADLEGQLDKVADGERNWKELLDSFYGDFKTRLTNAQGESGMRRNQPVEVDAVHCPECSRPMQIRTGTTGVFLGCSGYNLPPKERCKGTLNLTPVESLAALSDDDAAETADLMSKKRCPICATAMDSYVIDGGRKLHVCGNNPDCAGFELEEGEFKIKGYDGPTIPCDKCDGEMQLKTGRFGPYFACMSCDNTRKVLKSGQPAPPRVDPIKMEHLRSTKHDDFFVLRDGAAGLFLAASKFPKVRETRAPKVSELRSVADQLDPKYQFILQAPDVDPEGNPTLVKFSRKNQAQYIGSETPEGKQTKWSLVFQDGKWVEA, from the coding sequence ATGGCGAATGCTCCTCGATCCACATCCAAAAGCACAACAGCAAAATCTTCTGATGCTGGGAATAAACGTGCCTTAGTGATTGTGGAGTCGCCTGCAAAAGCGAAAACAATCAACAAATATTTAGGCCCAAATTACATTGTAAAATCCTCTGTAGGTCATGTGCGTGACTTGCCGACGGGTGGTTCAGGTAAAACTGCGGATAAGAAAACTACAGCAACTCGAACCAAACTGACCGAAGTACAAAAGGCTGAAAAAGCACAACAAGCCTTGGTCAACCGTATGGGGGTTGATCCTGAACATGACTGGAAGGCACATTATGAAGTGCTTCCGGGCAAAGAAAATGTGGTTGCTGAATTAAAAAAACTGGCATCGCAAGTTGATGAAGTTTATCTCGCAACGGACTTGGACCGTGAAGGGGAAGCGATTGCGTGGCATTTAAAAGAAGTCATTGGCGGTGATGATTCACGTTATCAACGTGTAGTGTTTAACGAAATTACCAAAAATGCCATTCAAGAAGCCTTTAAGCATCCAGCACGTTTAGACACCAATAAAGTCAATGCCCAACAGGCACGCCGTTTTCTAGACCGTGTGGTTGGCTTTATGATTTCTCCTTTATTGTGGGAGAAAATTGCGCGTGGTCTATCCGCAGGACGAGTACAGTCTGTAGCAGTCAAACTGGTCGTAGAACGTGAGCGTGAAATTCGTGCCTTCATTCCTGAAGAATATTGGCAGGTATTTGCAGATACTAAATCTTCAAGCGATGAAATTCGTTTAGAGGCGGTAAAGCAAGCAGGTAAGGCTCTCAAATTACGCAATAAAGCAGAAACTGATGCTTTATTGAAAATTTTGAAAGATGCAGATTACAAAGTTTCAGCACGTGAAGATAAACCGACCAAGGTTAATCCGAGTGCGCCGTATATCACCTCGACTTTACAGCAAGCAGCCAGCACACGTTTAGGTTTTTCAGTTAAGAAAACCATGATGTTGGCGCAACGTTTGTACGAAGCAGGTTTCATTACCTATATGCGTACCGACTCGACTTTTTTAAGTGACGATGCGGTAAATATGGTGCGTCACCATATTGAGACTGAGTTTGGTAAAAAATATATACCTGCGAAGCCAAACCGTTATGGCAATAAAGCGGGTGCACAAGAAGCGCATGAAGCCATTCGTCCATCCAATGTCGGTTTAAAAGGCGATAGTTTGGTGGGGGTGGAACGTGATGCACAACGTTTATATGATTTAATCTGGCGCCAATTCGTGGCATGTCAGATGACACCAGCCGAATATCTATCTTCCACAATTTTGGTCGATGCCAATGGTGTTGAACTGAAAGCCAAAGGTCGCACCTTGGTGTTTGACGGTTTTACCAAAGTTCGTGGTCAAAACAAATCCGATGATGATGTGCTATTGCCTGCGGTGAAAGTGGGTGAGGTATTGAATCTGGAAAAACTAGATCCATCACAACACTTTACCAAGCCGCCTGCACGTTTTACTGAAGCGTCATTGGTGAAAGAGCTTGAGAAAAAGGGCATTGGTCGACCATCAACTTACGCTGCGATTATTTCTACTATTCAAGACCGTGGTTATGTGAAACTGGAAAACCGTCGTCTATATGCAGAAAAAATGGGTGAGATTGTTACTGATCGTTTGGATGAAAGTTTCAATAACCTCATGAACTATGACTTTACCGCGGACTTAGAAGGTCAGTTGGATAAAGTGGCCGATGGCGAACGTAACTGGAAAGAGTTGCTTGACAGTTTCTATGGTGATTTCAAAACGCGTCTGACCAATGCACAAGGTGAAAGTGGTATGCGCCGCAATCAACCTGTGGAAGTTGATGCAGTACATTGTCCAGAATGTTCTCGACCAATGCAGATTCGTACAGGGACTACCGGTGTCTTCTTAGGGTGTTCAGGCTATAACTTGCCACCGAAAGAGCGCTGTAAAGGTACTTTGAACTTAACCCCAGTCGAATCACTTGCAGCGTTGTCTGATGATGATGCCGCAGAAACAGCAGACTTGATGTCGAAAAAACGCTGTCCGATTTGCGCAACAGCGATGGACAGTTATGTCATTGATGGTGGTCGTAAACTACATGTTTGTGGTAACAATCCTGATTGTGCGGGTTTTGAACTGGAAGAAGGTGAGTTCAAAATCAAAGGTTATGATGGTCCAACCATTCCATGTGATAAGTGTGATGGTGAAATGCAACTTAAGACAGGTCGTTTTGGGCCGTACTTTGCTTGCATGAGCTGTGACAATACCCGCAAGGTTTTGAAAAGCGGTCAGCCTGCACCTCCACGTGTGGACCCAATCAAGATGGAACACTTACGCTCGACCAAGCATGATGACTTTTTTGTTCTGCGTGATGGAGCGGCAGGTCTATTCTTGGCAGCAAGTAAGTTCCCGAAAGTACGTGAAACACGTGCACCTAAAGTTTCGGAGCTTCGTAGTGTTGCTGATCAACTTGATCCGAAGTATCAGTTTATTTTGCAGGCACCCGATGTTGACCCAGAAGGGAATCCAACATTGGTGAAATTTAGCCGTAAAAACCAAGCACAATATATTGGTTCGGAAACGCCAGAAGGGAAACAAACCAAATGGTCTTTGGTTTTCCAAGATGGAAAATGGGTTGAGGCTTAA
- a CDS encoding ammonium transporter: protein MENTGIWVAVVIIVFVLGSILGLRVSPREKALGLMREKARKMGLHPRLVAAPDWTKIPLASSNRASMVAYYSVLIPDARLPLMRARVEDQQLKVVHGDEKFNNFPIALKGIYAIDMQANCVGIYWDEEADLLAAQLEDIKAYLHSLAEL, encoded by the coding sequence ATGGAAAATACAGGAATTTGGGTTGCTGTTGTCATTATTGTGTTTGTGCTCGGGTCAATTTTGGGACTCCGCGTTAGCCCTCGAGAAAAAGCATTGGGCTTAATGCGTGAAAAAGCACGGAAAATGGGATTACACCCACGCTTAGTGGCAGCACCAGATTGGACTAAAATTCCGTTGGCATCTTCAAATCGTGCCAGTATGGTTGCTTATTATAGTGTCCTGATTCCAGATGCACGTTTGCCGCTGATGCGTGCCCGTGTTGAAGATCAGCAGCTCAAGGTGGTGCATGGTGATGAAAAATTTAATAATTTTCCCATTGCATTAAAGGGCATTTATGCTATTGATATGCAGGCAAACTGTGTAGGAATCTATTGGGACGAAGAAGCTGACTTATTAGCAGCCCAATTGGAAGACATCAAAGCATATTTACATTCTTTGGCTGAACTTTAA
- a CDS encoding SlyX family protein yields MTKQQNLDNQASLSAPIEDLQVRIAFLDDLVEQLNEQVIRQHAEIADLKKQMQFLYQRVESADLSEGIEAFDPFSNIPPHY; encoded by the coding sequence ATGACTAAGCAACAAAATCTAGATAATCAGGCGTCATTGTCCGCACCCATTGAAGATTTGCAAGTCCGAATTGCATTTTTAGATGATTTAGTTGAACAACTCAATGAACAAGTGATTCGCCAACATGCCGAAATTGCTGATTTAAAAAAACAAATGCAGTTTCTTTATCAACGTGTGGAATCTGCCGATTTATCTGAAGGGATCGAAGCTTTTGATCCTTTCAGCAATATACCACCACACTATTGA